In Candidatus Saccharimonadales bacterium, a single genomic region encodes these proteins:
- a CDS encoding vitamin K epoxide reductase family protein: MARVEKQSNLVKALPWIFIVGGIIGIISSFVITLDKFKLAENPNYIPSCNLNPIVSCGSVMASHQGSAFGFPNPFIGLAAFAVLITIGMAMLAGATFKKWFWIGLELGSIFGLLFVHWLFYESVYRIHALCPYCMAVWVVVIVTFWYVSLYVIEAGFINLKGSAKKVADLARSHHIDIVILWLLIIAALILKHFWYYYHNHLF, translated from the coding sequence ATGGCTAGGGTTGAAAAACAGTCAAATCTTGTCAAGGCGCTGCCTTGGATCTTTATCGTCGGTGGCATTATTGGTATTATCTCATCGTTCGTTATCACCCTCGATAAGTTCAAACTGGCCGAAAACCCCAACTATATTCCTTCTTGCAACCTCAACCCGATCGTATCCTGTGGCAGTGTCATGGCCTCACATCAAGGTTCAGCTTTCGGCTTCCCGAACCCCTTCATTGGCCTGGCTGCTTTTGCCGTTCTGATCACCATCGGCATGGCGATGCTGGCAGGTGCCACCTTTAAAAAGTGGTTTTGGATCGGGCTGGAACTTGGCTCTATCTTCGGCCTGCTCTTCGTTCACTGGCTATTTTATGAGAGCGTCTATCGTATTCACGCCCTGTGCCCGTACTGTATGGCCGTCTGGGTGGTTGTTATCGTCACCTTCTGGTATGTGAGTCTCTACGTCATCGAAGCGGGCTTCATAAATCTAAAGGGCAGCGCCAAGAAAGTTGCCGATCTTGCTCGCTCGCATCATATCGACATTGTTATTCTCTGGCTGCTAATCATTGCCGCCCTGATTCTCAAGCACTTCTGGTACTACTATCACAACCACCTGTTTTAG
- a CDS encoding inositol monophosphatase family protein produces MDRREVLIKALKAAGQEILKHDPAKEAVHSKSTAGDLVTAADLASERVIIETIKADFPDDLVISEETTENHAALDKANLNQLTGWVIDPIDGSNNFKRGMAYSGISIGYIEQGEIVLAGILDPYRDGLYLAKKGQGATCNGAPIHVSDVSKFDSNTRVCTSNSYEGGTQANLERYRKLGHVWVDVLGSAVLIMIDVASGRLDLYHHNGLKPWDNAAAFLIATEAGAKIVGLKGQPVTWLTDEIVIGNPSLVDLFVKLTSDT; encoded by the coding sequence ATGGATAGACGAGAAGTACTCATCAAAGCCTTAAAAGCGGCCGGCCAGGAGATTCTTAAGCATGACCCTGCCAAAGAAGCCGTTCATAGCAAATCAACGGCAGGTGACCTGGTAACGGCTGCCGATCTAGCCAGCGAGCGGGTCATTATAGAGACGATCAAGGCCGACTTCCCAGACGACCTTGTCATATCAGAAGAGACGACCGAAAATCACGCAGCCCTGGATAAGGCCAACCTAAATCAACTAACGGGTTGGGTGATCGACCCGATAGACGGCTCAAACAACTTCAAACGAGGTATGGCCTACTCGGGTATCTCAATAGGCTACATCGAGCAGGGCGAGATCGTGCTGGCCGGTATTCTTGATCCGTATCGGGATGGACTCTATCTTGCTAAGAAAGGCCAGGGAGCCACCTGTAACGGCGCGCCTATCCACGTCTCAGACGTCAGTAAGTTCGACTCAAACACCAGGGTCTGCACTTCGAACTCGTATGAGGGCGGGACGCAGGCTAATCTTGAACGATACCGAAAACTTGGTCATGTCTGGGTTGATGTTCTCGGTAGCGCTGTTCTGATCATGATTGACGTTGCCTCAGGGAGACTAGATCTCTACCACCATAACGGCCTTAAGCCCTGGGACAATGCGGCCGCCTTCTTAATCGCCACTGAAGCTGGTGCCAAGATCGTCGGCCTGAAAGGTCAGCCGGTTACCTGGTTGACCGACGAGATTGTTATTGGTAACCCATCGCTAGTTGATCTCTTCGTAAAGCTCACTTCCGACACATAA
- a CDS encoding YihY/virulence factor BrkB family protein encodes MERIRRISRRLDHYQQRHPFLAFPLAVVKRYSEDSASNQVALITYYGLLSLFPLMLATLTIIQRVFHANSSIKAHITALAFRYVPIIGNELQHNLHTLRGHRLGVTIALLVALYGSLGVANAIQNALNHLWSVERVDRSSFPHNLYRNFAIVFAGGGLMLGISAMSNYLGHLDDLGLIAHGLVVLVTFAAYFLVFLMVFRLATSHVVATKNFILSAAFAALGWQVLQVVGGYLIVHELHKLSSFYGTFAIFIGLLFWIAIQAQVTLLAVEIDVVRTRQLWPRTFLTAKLTEKDEDVYRSYVKRERRQHYENISVSYPDKD; translated from the coding sequence AGATTCGGCAAGTAACCAGGTCGCTTTGATCACCTACTACGGACTGCTCTCCCTCTTCCCCCTGATGCTGGCAACCCTGACTATTATTCAGAGGGTCTTTCATGCTAACAGCTCGATCAAGGCGCATATTACGGCTCTCGCCTTTCGGTACGTACCGATTATCGGTAACGAGTTGCAGCACAACCTTCATACGCTCCGCGGGCACAGGCTTGGGGTGACGATCGCCCTGTTGGTTGCCCTCTATGGTTCGCTCGGGGTTGCCAACGCCATTCAGAATGCGCTGAACCATCTCTGGTCGGTCGAACGAGTCGATCGCTCCAGTTTTCCGCATAATCTCTACCGCAACTTCGCCATTGTCTTTGCCGGCGGCGGCCTGATGCTGGGCATCAGCGCTATGAGCAACTACCTTGGCCATCTCGATGATCTTGGTCTAATCGCCCATGGTCTGGTCGTTCTGGTTACCTTCGCCGCCTATTTCCTGGTCTTTTTGATGGTCTTTCGCCTGGCTACTTCGCACGTGGTGGCTACCAAGAACTTTATACTAAGCGCAGCCTTCGCCGCCCTCGGCTGGCAGGTCTTGCAGGTCGTCGGCGGCTACTTGATCGTTCACGAACTCCACAAACTGAGCAGCTTCTACGGCACCTTCGCTATCTTTATCGGCCTACTCTTCTGGATCGCCATACAGGCGCAGGTTACCCTGCTGGCTGTCGAGATTGATGTCGTCAGAACGAGGCAACTCTGGCCGCGAACATTCCTGACTGCAAAGTTAACCGAGAAAGACGAGGATGTCTACCGGAGCTATGTCAAACGTGAACGCCGCCAACATTATGAGAATATCAGCGTCTCATATCCTGATAAGGATTAG
- a CDS encoding LssY C-terminal domain-containing protein has protein sequence MLFFTFVARLFNRLVILLIGVGVAYVIIKGLLPYFDHRLPDALAVLVVYILSAYFLIPLVTRLYRIVWRPEHIPTFAYSLDGYKVDPINIGFVATESQLIKAFEKSGWHEAERASLRTFIQAAISIALNQPYPTAPFNNLYLFGRRQDYGFQIPVTTSPFKRHHVRIWACVPTSQPVFRDHVAFWQARHRIAKGRKKASSKPKLWVGAAIYDKGLGIIKYNGRIDHTVHRDVNVERDFIIETFKKSGSIKKVTIAHAHKPVNLRHRTLGDSIIVDGTIKICEIT, from the coding sequence ATGTTATTCTTTACATTCGTGGCACGGCTTTTTAACCGTCTGGTCATTCTGCTCATCGGAGTCGGGGTCGCATACGTCATCATCAAAGGACTCTTGCCTTACTTTGACCACCGCCTGCCTGACGCACTGGCAGTCTTAGTTGTTTATATCCTCTCAGCCTACTTTCTCATACCGCTGGTCACCCGGCTTTATAGAATTGTCTGGCGACCAGAACATATTCCAACCTTTGCCTACTCACTTGACGGCTATAAAGTCGATCCGATCAATATTGGTTTCGTAGCGACTGAGTCTCAGCTCATCAAAGCCTTTGAGAAATCTGGCTGGCACGAAGCAGAGAGGGCCTCACTCAGAACTTTCATCCAAGCCGCTATCAGTATTGCTCTCAACCAGCCCTACCCGACTGCTCCTTTCAACAATCTGTACCTCTTTGGCAGACGGCAGGATTATGGCTTCCAGATCCCCGTTACGACAAGTCCGTTTAAGCGCCATCATGTTCGAATCTGGGCCTGTGTGCCAACTTCTCAGCCGGTCTTTAGAGACCATGTCGCCTTCTGGCAGGCCAGACATCGTATCGCCAAAGGGCGCAAGAAAGCCTCTAGCAAACCGAAGTTATGGGTGGGTGCGGCCATCTACGACAAGGGCCTCGGGATTATCAAATATAACGGTCGCATCGATCACACCGTCCACCGCGACGTCAACGTTGAACGCGACTTCATCATAGAGACTTTCAAGAAGAGCGGTTCTATTAAAAAAGTGACGATAGCTCACGCCCACAAGCCTGTAAATCTGCGGCATCGAACTCTTGGGGATTCGATCATCGTTGACGGAACGATCAAGATCTGCGAGATTACTTAA